A genomic segment from Candidatus Methylomirabilota bacterium encodes:
- a CDS encoding amidohydrolase family protein — MRSIDIHAHLTPQCFWRATENGGAWHTITREKDARGAETAVVGSHRQLLPPRARWTPEERLADMASLGVDVHVVSPYVGFYNYHLDAKVATATSKATNDEIADMTRTWPQRFAGLGTLPMQDVKAAIAEMERCMTQLGLKGVEINDHVLGRTLDEPEFRPFWKAAEQMGALVFFHQGGETLVSPRSKRYHLPNTIGNLVDRAVTFATLVHGGVMDECPDLKIVLGHGGGYTCYGIGRMDHGWQVRSEARAHITKPPSAYLNRFYYDCIVYTEEALRFLIDTVGVDRVVFGTDWPYDMALDWPVSWILGMKSLSSDEKEAILSKNLERLLKI; from the coding sequence ATGCGCAGCATCGACATCCACGCCCATCTGACCCCGCAATGCTTCTGGCGGGCCACGGAGAACGGCGGCGCCTGGCACACCATCACCCGCGAGAAGGACGCGCGGGGAGCGGAGACGGCGGTGGTGGGCAGCCACCGGCAGCTGCTTCCGCCGCGCGCCCGATGGACACCCGAGGAGCGTCTCGCCGACATGGCTTCGCTCGGGGTGGACGTCCACGTCGTTTCGCCGTATGTCGGCTTCTACAACTATCATCTCGACGCCAAGGTGGCGACAGCCACCTCGAAGGCCACCAACGACGAGATCGCTGACATGACCCGGACCTGGCCCCAGCGCTTCGCCGGGCTCGGCACCCTGCCCATGCAGGACGTGAAAGCCGCCATCGCCGAGATGGAACGGTGCATGACCCAGCTCGGACTCAAGGGCGTGGAGATCAACGATCACGTCCTTGGCCGCACCCTCGACGAGCCGGAGTTTCGCCCCTTCTGGAAGGCCGCGGAGCAGATGGGCGCCCTCGTCTTCTTCCACCAGGGAGGCGAGACGCTGGTGAGCCCGCGGAGCAAGCGCTACCACCTGCCGAATACCATCGGCAACCTCGTGGATCGCGCGGTGACCTTCGCCACCCTGGTCCACGGCGGGGTCATGGACGAGTGCCCCGACCTCAAGATCGTTCTCGGCCACGGCGGTGGCTATACCTGCTACGGCATCGGCCGCATGGACCACGGCTGGCAGGTACGGTCAGAGGCGCGCGCTCACATCACCAAGCCTCCCAGCGCCTACCTCAACCGTTTCTACTACGACTGCATCGTCTACACGGAGGAGGCCCTGCGCTTCCTCATCGACACCGTGGGCGTCGATCGAGTGGTCTTCGGAACGGACTGGCCGTATGACATGGCGCTGGACTGGCCGGTCTCCTGGATCCTCGGCATGAAGAGCCTCTCGTCGGACGAGAAAGAGGCGATCCTGTCGAAGAATCTGGAGCGCCTGCTGAAGATCTGA
- a CDS encoding VOC family protein, with amino-acid sequence MAQIKVTDLAYGRLRSPDLDVAEEFLTHFGMVKAERTKNALYMRGTDPTHHIHVTEKGDPGFVGFAYYAASLDDLKRLAKAPGASPVEAIDEPGGGKRVRLREPHGYQIEVVHGIKRLPAITVKRQPLNLGNDSLKRAGTLMRLPKGASRVKRIGHGVMAVPDVKETAQWFRETLGFICSDDVYAGSKDNIIGSFNRCDRGKEYVDHHVFFCIRNERAGLNHLSFEVQDIDDVFMGHEYLKQLGKYEHMWGIGRHLLGSQIYDYWADPWGRVHEHWSDTDRLNVKNGSNLLSAEEGLVSQWGERPPEKFIQTVCP; translated from the coding sequence ATGGCGCAGATCAAGGTGACCGACCTCGCGTATGGACGGCTCCGCTCCCCCGATCTGGACGTGGCGGAGGAGTTCCTGACCCATTTCGGAATGGTCAAGGCGGAACGGACCAAGAACGCCCTCTACATGCGCGGGACGGATCCCACTCATCACATTCACGTCACGGAAAAAGGCGATCCCGGCTTCGTGGGCTTCGCCTACTACGCGGCCAGCCTGGACGACCTCAAGCGGCTGGCCAAGGCCCCCGGCGCCTCGCCCGTGGAGGCCATCGACGAGCCGGGCGGCGGCAAGCGCGTCCGGCTGCGGGAGCCGCATGGCTACCAGATCGAGGTGGTCCACGGCATCAAGCGGCTCCCCGCCATCACCGTGAAGCGCCAGCCGCTCAATCTCGGCAACGACTCGCTGAAGCGGGCAGGCACCCTGATGCGGCTTCCCAAGGGTGCCTCGCGGGTGAAGCGGATCGGCCACGGGGTCATGGCCGTTCCCGACGTGAAGGAGACGGCGCAGTGGTTCCGCGAGACGCTGGGCTTCATCTGCTCGGACGACGTCTACGCGGGGAGCAAGGACAACATCATCGGGTCCTTCAATCGCTGCGACCGCGGCAAGGAGTACGTCGACCACCACGTGTTCTTCTGCATCAGGAACGAGCGGGCGGGGCTCAACCACCTGTCCTTCGAGGTCCAGGACATCGATGACGTCTTCATGGGCCACGAGTACCTCAAACAGCTCGGCAAGTACGAGCACATGTGGGGGATCGGACGGCATCTGCTGGGGAGCCAGATCTACGACTACTGGGCCGACCCGTGGGGCCGGGTGCACGAGCACTGGTCGGATACCGATCGCCTGAATGTCAAGAACGGCTCGAACCTGCTCTCGGCCGAGGAGGGGCTGGTCTCGCAGTGGGGAGAGCGGCCGCCGGAGAAGTTCATCCAGACTGTCTGCCCGTAG
- a CDS encoding YceI family protein encodes MSRRAALLPLFLVAATLLAVSVAAADPTRFRVQPEASDVRFKATSRLMDADGKFSRFAGEVTVDPKDPATAKITVTIEAVSVDTGIGMRDKHLRGADFLDVARFPTIKFESQRVEVTGRKAVVNGQLTVHGVTREIAVPVEVQLSEVALVAAGEFVLNRRDYGINYSSAWNPVGDSVRVTFTIRARVS; translated from the coding sequence ATGAGCCGCCGGGCCGCCCTCTTGCCTCTTTTCCTCGTCGCGGCCACCCTGCTCGCGGTTAGCGTGGCGGCCGCCGACCCGACGCGCTTCCGCGTCCAGCCCGAGGCCAGCGACGTGCGGTTCAAGGCGACCTCGCGCCTGATGGACGCCGACGGAAAGTTCTCCAGGTTCGCGGGCGAGGTGACCGTCGATCCCAAGGACCCCGCCACGGCGAAGATCACCGTGACCATCGAGGCCGTGTCCGTCGACACGGGCATCGGCATGCGCGACAAGCATCTGCGCGGCGCGGATTTCCTCGACGTGGCGCGCTTCCCGACCATCAAGTTTGAGAGCCAGCGCGTGGAGGTGACGGGGCGCAAGGCCGTGGTCAACGGCCAGCTCACCGTGCACGGGGTGACGCGGGAGATCGCGGTGCCCGTGGAGGTTCAGCTCTCCGAGGTCGCCCTGGTCGCCGCGGGTGAGTTCGTCCTGAATCGTCGGGACTATGGGATCAACTACTCGTCCGCCTGGAATCCCGTCGGCGACTCCGTGCGGGTGACCTTCACGATCCGCGCCCGCGTGTCCTGA